Part of the Spiribacter salinus M19-40 genome, TCGCCATGAACACATGCCCGGCACGCACCAGCGCCGGGAAATGCTTCAGAAACAGGGCGCACAGCAACGTTGCGATATGCGCGCCATCCGGGTCGGCGTCGGCCAGAACGCAAACCTTGGCGTAGCGCAGGCCGGAGAGATCCTCGGAACCCGGCTCGATACCAAGCGCAACGGCAATATCATGCACCTCCTGTGAGGCCATGACCTCGCCAGGATCCACCTCCCAGGTGTTCAGGATCTTGCCCCGCAGGGGCATCACCGCCTGGAAGTCACGGTCGCGCGCTTGCTTCGCCGAGCCGCCAGCCGAGTCGCCCTCGACCAGAAACAGCTCGCTACGCGCTGGGTCCTGGGTGCTGCAGTCCGCCAATTTGCCGGGCAATGCCGGGCCCTGGGTCACGCGCTTGCGCGTCACCTTGCGCGCAGCCCGCATCCGCCGTTGTGCATTGGCCAGGACCAGTTCGACGAGCTTTTCCGCCTCGCTGGTGTGCTCGTTCAGCCACAGACTGAAGGCATCCTTGACGACACCCGAGACGAAGGTCGCACATTCGCGAGAGGACAACCGCTCTTTGGTCTGCCCGGAGAACTGCGGCTCCTCGAGTTTTACCGACAGCACGTAGGTGACGCGCTCCCACACATCCTCAGGGGCAATGCGCACGCCACGGGGCAGCAGATTACGAAACTCGCAGAACTCTCGCAGCGCCTCGGTCAGGCCGGTCCGCAAGCCATTCACGTGCGTCCCGCCCTGCAGCGTCGGGATCAGGTTGACGTAGCTCTCCTGCACACCCTCACCGGCCTCCGGCAACCACGTCACGGCCCATTCAACGGCCTCATGGGCGGCACTGAAATCGCCAGTAAAGGCCGGGTCGGGCACCCGCTCCAGCTCCACGAGCTCACTGGCAAGGTAATCCGCCAGGCCCTTTTCGTAGTGCCAAACCGTTGCCTCGCCGCTGGCCTCCTCGGTTAGCTGCACCCGCAGACCGGGGCAGAGCACCGCTTTAGCCCGTAGCACGTGGCGCAGACGCGGCAACGAAAACTTTACGGAATCGAAATAACGTGCATCGGGCCAAAAGTGCAGCCGGGTGCCGGTGTTGCGCTTGCCAACCTCACCCACCGGCGCCAGATCACGAACCTTTTCACCATCGGCAAAGGCCATCTCCCACTCGCGGCCGTCGCGACGAATCGTGACCTCTAACCGGGTGGACAGGGCATTCACCACCGAGACACCTACACCGTGGAGCCCGCCCGAGAACTGATAGCTCTCGCGCGAGAACTTCCCGCCGGCATGCAGGCGACTCAGGATGACCTCCACGCCTGGCGCTCCCTCGCCCACATGCAGATCGACTGGCATGCCGCGACCATCGTCGGTAACCGAGAGTGAGCCGTCGCGATGCAGAACCACGTCGATGGACTGGCAATGGCCGGCGATCGCCTCATCGACACTGTTGTCGACAACTTCCTGAGCCAGGTGATTGGGCCGGGTGGTGTCGGTGTACATGCCCGGGCGGCGGCGAACCGGGTCGAGGCCCGTCAGCACCTCGATCGCGGCAGAATCGTAGCGGTCGCTCATGGTCCGGGTTGTTACCTCCAGGGTCGATGCATCGCGATGAAGAATCGCGGCAGTGTACCGCGTGGCGACAGGACCGGCGAGTGCGCGATTGGGAGCGTCGCGGTAAACTCCCGCTCCATGAATGATTCAAAAGAGACCCCCGATTTCGAAGGCGCCCTCAAGACGCTGGAAGGCCTGGTGGAGCAGATGGAGCGCGGCGAGCTCAGCCTTGAGCAATCGCTGCAGTGTTTTGAGCAAGGCATCCGTCTGACCCGGGAGTGCCAGAAGGCCCTGGATGAGGCCGAGCAGCGCGTGGACATTCTGCTGGGCAAGGACGCCGACGCCGAACCCGAACCGTTTGGTGAGGCGGGTGATGAATCCGCTGACTGATGCGCTAACCGAAGGCCAGCAGCGCGTCGAGGCGGCACTCCAGCACGCGCTGCCCGATCCGGCCCTCACACCGGTCACCCTGCATGAGGCCATGCGCTATGCCGTGCTGGGTGGCGGGAAGCGGCTCCGTCCCTTTCTGGTGTACCAGGCCGGTGCGCTGTTTGGTGAAACGGGGAGCGCCCTTGATGCACCCGCCTGCGCCGTTGAACTGGTCCACGCCTACTCCCTCGTCCACGACGATCTACCGGCCATGGACGACGACGACCTGCGTCGGGGGCAGCCCACTTGTCATCGCGCGTATGACGAGGCAACTGCCATTCTGGTCGGTGATGCCCTGCAGGCCCTCGCATTCCGATTGATCGCGGGTGCGGAGGTGCCCGATATCGCAAGCCGTCTGGCCATGATCGAAACGCTCAGTCAGGCCATTGGCTCGCGGGGGATGGTGGGCGGCCAGGCGATGGATCTCGGTGCGGTCGGCGAGCGACTCGACGCCGCCGAGCTTGAAGACATGCATATCCACAAAACCGGCGCGCTCATTCTGGCCAGTCTTCGGCTCGGGAGTCTGTGCACCGGCCTCGGCGGTGCCGCGGCGCGGGAACAGCTAGACCGCTACGGCCGCTGTATCGGCCTGGCCTTTCAAGTGCAGGACGACATCCTCGATGTCAGCGGCGATCCCGCGACGCTTGGCAAGGTCAGTGGGGCGGACGCGCGCCGCGACAAACCGAGCTATCCCGGCTTACTCGGGCTTGCTGAGGCCAAGCGGTTTGCCATGGAACTACGCGACGAAGCCATCAGTGCCCTGGACGGATTTGGCGCGGAAGCGGACACCATGCGCGCCCTCGCGAACTATATCGTCGAGCGCGAGCACTAAACCCGGCGTTAGCTGCCCGCCTTCGCGGCGCGTTTACGTTCGTGCTCGAGCAGGTATTTCTTGCGCACCCGAATGGCCGCCGGGGTCACCTCAACAAGTTCATCATCGTCGATGAACTCGAGCGCCTGCTCCAGGGTGAGGCGCTGGGGTGGCGTGAGGACGATATTTTCGTCCGATCCAGCCGCGCGCACATTGGTCAGCTGCTTCGCCTTGAGTGGGTTGACCACCAGATCGTTATCCCGGCTGTGCAGGCCAATGACCATGCCCTCGTAGACCTCGTCACCATGGCCGATAAAGAGCTTGCCCCGATCCTGAAGATTGAACAGGGCGTAGGCGAGCGCCTTGCCGGCTGCCATGGCAATCATCACGCCATTATTACGCTGACCGTAATCACCGGCTTTTGTCGGGCCGTAATGATCGAAGACGTGATACATCAGCCCGGTCCCTGACGTAGCCGTCAAAAACTCGGTGCGAAAACCGATCAGCCCGCGAGCGGGGATCATGTAATCGAGCCGCACGCGGCCACGACCATCCGGCAGCATGTCGCTGAGCTCACCGCCCCGCTCGCCCAGTCGCTGCATGACCGCGCCCTGGTAGTCTTCCTCAACATCCACCGTGAGCTGCTCGTAGGGCTCTTCCAGGCGACCATCCACTTCCCGGGTGATCACCTCCGGCCGGGAGACGCCCAGCTCATAGCCTTCGCGGCGCATGTTCTCGATGAGAATACCGAGGTGCAACTCGCCACGACCGGATACCCGGAATTTCTCGGGGTCTTCCGTGTCTTCGACGCGCAGCGCCACGTTATGCTGCAGCTCTCGCATCAGACGATCCCGCAGCTGCCGGGAGGTCACGAATTTGCCCTCACGGCCGACAAATGGCGAGGTGTTGACCTGGAATGTCATGGACACCGTTGGCTCATCAACGGTCAGCGCCGGCAGCGGCTCAACGGCCGCCGGGTCACAGAGCGTGTCGGAGATATTGATGCCATCAATGCCGGTAAAGGCAATGATGTCGCCCGCGCTCGCCTCGGGCACCTCAACGCGCTCCAGCCCCATAAACCCCAACACCTGCAGCAGCCTGACCTGGCGCCGCTTGCCATCACGATCCACACAGACCAGGCTCTGGCCGCTCTTCACCTGGCCACGCTCGATGCGACCGATCCCGATCACACCGACGTAGCTGTTGTAATCAAGCGAAATCACCTGGGTTCGAAACGCGCCGTCGGCATCCACCTTGGGCGGCGGAACGGCGTCGCGAATCAACTCCAGCAGCGGTGTCATGTCGCCCGAGCGGACATCCGAATCCAGCCCGGCGTAGCCATTCAGCGCCGAGGCGTAGATGACGGGAAAGTCGAGCTGCTCGTCGCTCGCGCCGAGGTTATCGAACAAATCAAAGGTCTTGTCGACGACCCAATCCGGGCGCGCGCCGTCCCGGTCGACCTTGTTGACGACCACAATCGGCTTGAGCCCTTTGGACAGGGCTTTCTGGGTGACAAACCGCGTCTGCGGCATGGGCCCGTCGACCGCGTCCACCAATAACAGCACGGAGTCGACCATCGAGAGCACACGCTCAACTTCGCCACCGAAGTCAGCGTGGCCCGGCGTATCCACAATGTTGACGCGCAGGTCCTGCCACTCAATGGCGGTGTTCTTGGACAGGATCGTGATGCCGCGCTCACGCTCCAGATCGTTGGAGTCCATGACGCGCTCCTGCATCTCGCCGCGGGCGGCAAGCGTACCGGATTGCTGGAGGAGCTGGTCGACGAGGGTGGTCTTGCCATGATCGACGTGGGCGATAATGGCGATGTTGCGTAGATTCTCGATCACGGGTGCTGAGTGCTCTTGGCTGGAGAAGCCCGGTCGCCGGGCAAAACACCTATGATCCGCGACTCAAGACAGCTTGTCGAGTCAGCGCGCCAGCGCCCAGGCGGCCAGCACCAGCAAGGGGAAGATTTCCAGCCGCCCCAGCAGCATCAACAGGCTCATCAGCCCCGCCGTTGCCCACGGCATGTCAGGCCCGGCAATCCCGGTGGACAACCCCGAGTTGAACAACGCTGAGGCCGTGTCGAAGAACACATGCGCAAGCCGGGCTTCCTCCGGCAGGGTATGCAGCACCAGGAACACCCCAAGCAACCAGAGCAGCATAAAGATGCCGACAAGGCGCGCGGCGATTCGCCCCAGCCGGGCGAACTGACCGGGTGTCACCCGTTCGCCGTCATGCGGGAGGATGACCACCTCGTGGGGACTCGCGCGCAACTCGCGTAACTGCCCCAGCAGATCTCGCAGCAACACGTTGACCCGCAGCAGCTTAATCCCCCCGCTCGTGGATCCGGCCATGCCACCGGTGATCACGGCCACCAGCACCAGCAGCAGTGCGGCATCGCCCCAACTGGCCAGATCAACGCTGGTAAAACCGGCGGTGGTCAGGGCAGAAACCCAGAGAAACGCGGTCGACACACCCCCCCAGTCGCCCATGGCGAGCCAGCGCTCCAGCCACAGCAACACAAGCCCACCAACGGTAAGCCAGACCAGCAGCCGTAGCTCGTCGGTGCGCCAGACACTCGGCAGGGGGCGCCGCTCCACAATCAGCCGGTAGTGCACGAGAAAGCTCACCGCGCCTGCCAGCATCACGGGAATGTAAGCCAGCTGGACGGCCCCCGAGGCCTGCATGAGGCTGTCATCCGTTATTGAGAACCCGCCGGTGGCAATGGCGGTCATGCCGTGATTGATCGCGCGCCAGAGGGGCTCCCCGGCAAGCCAGAGCAGGCCGATGCCCGCGATGGTATAGCCCAGATAAATCACCCAGATGGCCCGCACGGTCGATTTGACCGTGGGCAGGATCTTCTCCTCCCGGGCCTCGGAGAAATACAGATTAAGCGCGCCCCGGTCAGCCGGTAACACGGCAATGAGCAGCAGGATGACGCCAATGCCTCCCACCCACTCACTGAACGAGCGCCACCACTGGATGTGCGCCGGCAGCTCCGAGGCCGTGGCCACCACGGTCAGACCCGTCGAGGTAAACCCCGACACGGACTCGAAAATCGCATAGACGGGGAACTGGAACACTGCGAGCGCCAGGGCCATCGCTGAGCCATCCGGGGCTAACCGCGCCGACGCAATAAAGGGCAAGGCACCCAGAAGCGCAATCAGCAGCCAACTGATCGCCGCGATCTGCATTGACTGATAGCGCTGGAACGCGCCCGCGTGCCGACCCATCCAGACCAGCCCCTGCCCACCGAACAAGGCGAGCCCCGCGGTCCAGCCGAGACCCACCAGGCCCCAGCGCTCGTCTGCCCACCAGGCCACGGGCATCGACAAAAGCGCCATGATGCCCGGGACATGCAGCAAAAACCCGGTACCGCGCAGGACCTCGCGCAAAGCCTAGCCTTCTCCCGTGGACTCGCGGAACAGGCGCCGCCGCCGGCCCCGTAACCGTTGCGTTGCAAAAAGCACGAGCCCGTCCCCAGCAGCCAGCGGCTCATCCGGCTTGAGCAGCTGCGTTTCACCCTCACGAACGCGAGCGATGATCTCCAACGTTTCATCGAGCACGCCATCAGCATGAATCTGCTCCGCGGTCCGCCCGGTCAGCGGGGAGGCCGCATCCACCTGCAGCTCGATGATCTGCTGGCCATCTCGCAGGGTGGTCACGTCGCTGGCTTCAGGCAGCAGCGTAATATCCAGCAAATGCTGCGCCACCAGCCGCTCGGGGTCGGCCAGCACCCGCACGCCGAGGCGTCGGAAGAGATTCACATGACCAGGCTGATTCACCGTGCTGGTCAGCGTGGCAACCCCCGCCTCCTGGCCCAGCAACATCGCCATGATATTCACCGAGTCATCGGTCGTGGTGGCGATCAGCGCCTCAGCATCGTCGAGCCGACTTTCCTCCGGGAAACGATCATCCCCAACGCCCATGGCCAGAACGCGCACGTCGTACTCACGGGCGGCGGCCTCGGCCAGGGTCTCATCCGGCTCGACCAGGACAACGTCATGTCCACCCGCCAGGGCGCGTTCAACGAGTCGGCTGCCCACCGGGCCGGCCCCCAGAATGATCAGGTTCATGCCTGTCTCCTCTTCCATGGCGGTGTGTTCGACGCCGTCTGCATCATACGCTCAGCGCCGGCTCCTGCATGGCAGCGGCCTGCTCGCGCAGGGCGAGCACGTGGTCCTCCCAGTAACGGTCGGTGTTAAACCACGTGAACGTGCTGGGAAAAGCCGGGTCATGCCAGCGCTGGGCCAACCAGGCGGCATAGCGCATCATCCGCAGCGTTCGCAGCGCCTCCAGCAAAACCAGTTCCCGCGGATCAAAGACATGAAAATCCTCATATCCAGCCAGCAAATCCCCCAGCTGGAGGGTGCGCTCGGTGCGATCGCCGGAGAGCAGCATCCACAAATCCTGAACGGCCGGACCCGTCAGACAGTCATCCAGATCCACCAGGTGGGGGCCCGCGTCTGTCCAGAGAATGTTGCCGGGATGAAAATCCCCATGCAGGCGAATCGGCGACCAACCACCGGCCCGATCAAAGGCGGCGTTGATATCCACCAGGAGGTCATCCGTCAGCGAGGCATAGGCACTCGCCAAATGCCCGGGGATCCAGCCCTCGCCCAGTAGGAAATCGCGGCTCCCCGTCCCCATCGACTGCGGGTCCATAGCCGGGCGATGCGCAAATGCCCGGGCATGACCGACGGCATGGGCTCGGCCCAGCAGCCGCCCCAGCCACTCACGGGTATCCGCATCATCAAGCGGGGGTGCATGGCCACCGCGGCGCGGGTAGACCGCGAAGTAAAATCCCGCATGCGTCCCCACCGTGTGTCCGTCAAACGCCAGCGGCGGGACCATGGGAATGTCATGCGCCGCCAGCTCTTCGGCAAACGCATGTTCTTCACTGAGCGCGTCTTTTGGCCAGCGCCCGGGCCGATAGACCTTCAGGATGACCGGATCTGCCTCCTCGACACCCAGTTGATAGACCCGATTTTCGTAGCTGTTCAATGCCAACAGGCGCCCATCCGGGTGCAGACCGGTGGACTCAAGCATGTCCAGCAGCAGACTCGGCCCCAGTTCGGAAAACGGATGGCTGGCGCTCACGCGGCGGTCTCCCAGCGCGGCCACACCGGTGTCAGATCCACCGGGGGCGGGCCAAACCCACCAATACGAATCCATGGAAAATCGGGATCATGGAAGTCCGACCCCATGGAGGCCTCCAGGCCAAAGCGACGGGCGAGTGCCGCGGCTGCAACGACATCGTCACGGCCGCCACCGCCATTGCTGACCTCGATCGCCCCGCCACCGGCCTCCACAAACGCTTTCACCGCCGCGCGCAGAGCACCCCGGCTGAGCCGGTAGCGCAACGGATGGGCGAAGACCGCGACGCCGCCCGCGCCGTGAATCCATTGCACCACCTGATCGATAGCGGCCCACTCCACCGGGGCATAACCCGGACGACCCCGCTGGAGATAGCGATCGAAGGCCTTCTGAATCGTCCGTGCATGCCCGGTTTCCATCAGGTCGCGGGCGAAGTGCGCCCGGCCCGGCACGCCCGCACCGACCAGGGCCTCCACCCGCGCAGCAATGCCCTCGACACCCGCTTGCTCCAGCCGCTCCGCGATCCGAGTCGCCCGACGATGGCGCTCCGCCTGCTGCTGCGCGACCCCAGCCATTAACCCCGCCTCGGTGGGATCGATGCCCAGGCCCACGATGTGCACCACGCCACGCGCCCAGCGGGCCGAGAGCTCAATCCCCGGTACAAAGGTCACATCGGCCTCGCGCGCTGCCGCGTCGGCGCGCGTTAGGCCATCGAGCGTGTCATGATCGGTGAGTGCCATCATGCGGACACCCGCGGCGGCCACCCGAGCGACCAGGTCCTCCGGCGTTAAACGGCCATCCGAAGCGGTACTATGCATGTGAAGATCGATGGGGCTGACGGACATGGCGAGCAATCTTGTGGCGCTGTGCCCCCCATCCTATAATGAACGGCTCGGCAGCCGCAGGCTGCCGTTTGTTTTTCGGAGGTCATTGCCATGTCAGCGGCCCTCATGCCCACCTACGCACGCCTGCCCGTCGCCTTCCAGCGCGGCCAGGGCGCGTGGCTGGAAGACACGACCGGTCGGCAGTATCTGGATGCCCTCACCGGTATTGCTGTCTGCGGCCTGGGCCACGGCCATCCGGCAGTGGCCGCCGCACTCGCCGACCAGGCCGCAACGCTGGTGCATACCTCCAACCTCTACGATATTCCGCATCAGAACGCCCTCGGCGAGCGACTGTGTGCGCTGTCCGGACTCGATCAGGTGTTTTTTGCCAATAGCGGGGCGGAAGCGGCAGAGGCCGCCATCAAGCTTGCCCGGCTTTATGGCCATCGCCGCGGCATCGAGCAGCCGGAGATCATCGTGGCCGAGAATGCCTTTCATGGACGAACACTCGGTGCGTTGGCGGCAACGGGCAATGCCAAGGCACAGACCGGCTTTGGGCCGCTGCCTGCCGGTTTCGTCCGTGTGCCGTACAACGACCCGGCCGCTGTCGAGGCCGCAGGCACGGAGCAGACCGCCGCCGTGTTCGTCGAGCCGATTCAGGGCGAAGGCGGCATTGTCGTACCTGATGACGACTACCTGGCGGCACTGCGGCGCATCTGCGATGACCGTGGCTGGCTGTTGATGCTCGACGAGGTGCAGTCCGGGGTCGCCCGAACCGGGCAGTGGTTCGCCCATGCCCACGCCGGCATTCGCCCCGACGTGGTCACGCTGGCCAAGGCCCTCGCCAATGGCGTACCCATCGGGGCGTGCATTGCCGGCGGTGCAGCCACCGGCGTGCTCGGCCCTGGCAGCCACGGCACCACGTTCGGCGGCAACCCCCTCGCCACCCGCGCCGCGCTGGCCGTCCTCGATGTCATTGAGGCGGACGGCCTGGCTGCACGGGCGGCCACCCTGGGCACACGAATACGCGAGGGATTTCGGGATAGGCTGGCGGGCGAGCCCGGCGTTCGCGAGATCCGGGGCCGTGGCCTGATGATCGGCATCGAACTGGCCCACCCGTGCCCTCAACTCGTGGCGCAGGCGCTGGCGGCCGGGCTACTCATCAACGTGACCGCCGGCCAGGTGGTTCGCCTGCTACCCCCCCTGATCATGAGCGATGCAGAAGCCGACCAGCTGGTTTCCACACTCGCCCCCATGATTCTGGCGGTGGCCCGTGAAACTGATAGCCCGGCTGTTGCCGGCGCCTGACCGCAACCCGGAGCATTCCCCATGGCAGCCCGTCATTTCCTGACCCTGGCCGATCTGGACTCAACTGAGCTGGAAGCCCTGCTCCGCCGGGCTGCGGAGCTCCGCGCCCTGCATCATGCCGGCTCGCTCCATGAACCCCTCCGGGGCCGAGTGCTCGGCATGATCTTCGAGAAATCGTCGACACGCACCCGGGTGGCATTCGAGGCCGGTATGGCCCAGCTAGGGGGCAGTGCGATCTTCCTGTCACCGCGTGACAGCCAACTCGGCCGCGGCGAGCCCATCGAAGACACCGCACGGGTCCTGTGCAGCATGGTCGATGCGGTGATGATCCGGACGTTTGCCCACGAGAACGTCGAGCGGTTCGCCAGCGCCTGCCGAGTGCCGGTAATCAACGGGCTGACCGACGACCATCATCCATGTCAGCTCCTGGCCGATCTGCAAACCTGGCAGGCGCATCGCGGCGCAATCACCGGACGCACCGTGGCCTGGATGGGGGATGGAAACAACATGTGTCGGTCGTGGATGCAGGCGGCTGAGCGCATGGGGTTTCAGCTCCACATTGGCTGTCCAGCCGACTACATACCGGCCGACCTCGACGCCTATCCGGCAACGCGGCATATCATCGACCCCGAAGAAGCCGTGAAGGGCGTCGATCTGGTCGTCACCGATGTCTGGGCGAGCATGGGAATGGAAGAGGAGCAGGCGACCCGTCTGGCCGCCTTCCGGCCCTACCAGGTCAATGAAGCCATCATGGCAGAGGCTGCAGACGATGCGCTTTTCATGCACTGCCTGCCAGCCCATCGAGGAGAAGAGGTCAGCGCCGCGGTCATCGACGGCCCACAGAGTGTGGTGTGGGAGGAAGCCGAGAACCGACTCCACGCCCAGAAAGCCCTGCTGGAGTGGTTAATCGCCGGCACCGCATGAGGGCGCTGGCCTAGTGCCGGTCGCCCGTCGCCTCTTCGGCCATTTGCTCGAAGCTGGTGTGGCGCACGTCCTTGCCCCGCACGAAGTAGATCACGTACTCGCAGATATTCCGGGAGCGGTCGCCAATCCGCTCCAGCGAACGGGTGGCCCAGACGATGTCCAGCACCGGGGGGACTGACTTCGGATTATCCTCGAGGTATTTCACCAGGTTGCGGATGATGGCGTCGTACTGCGCATCGGCCTTGATGTCCTCCTGGGCCACGCGCACCGCCTGCTCGGCATCCATGCGCGCGAAGGCATCCAGGGCACCACGCACCATGTTTTTCACCTGCTCGCCAAGCGCCCCAATCTCGCTCATGGGGCTGCGACGGCGATCCTCATCCAGCAGGTGCAGGGCCATCCGCCCGACCCGCTCCGCCTCGTCACCAATGCGCTCGAGGTCCGTAATGGCCTTGATGACAGCAACGACGAGGCGCAGGTCACTCGCGGCCGGCTGACGACGGGCGAGCACGTTCGTGCAGGCCTCATCCAGCTCGACCTCCATGGCATTGATGCGGTAGTCCGACGTGACCACCTGCTCACCCTTTTCCTGGTCACCAGAGACCAACGCCTCCAGCGCCGCCTCCAGCTGCTGCTCCACGAGCCCACCCATGGTCATGACCCGGGTGACGATCTGCTCGAGATCCTCGTTGTACTGCCGGGAGATGTGCTGGGAAAAACCTTTCTTGTCCATGTCGCGTACCGCTCCTGCGGGCTCAGCCGAATCGGCCGGTAATGTAGTCTTCGGTGCGCTGCTCGCGCGGATTGGTGAACAACGTATCCGTGTCGTTAAACTCCGCAATCTGGCCCATGTGGAAAAACGCCGTGTAGCCAGCGA contains:
- the phoU gene encoding phosphate signaling complex protein PhoU, which encodes MDKKGFSQHISRQYNEDLEQIVTRVMTMGGLVEQQLEAALEALVSGDQEKGEQVVTSDYRINAMEVELDEACTNVLARRQPAASDLRLVVAVIKAITDLERIGDEAERVGRMALHLLDEDRRRSPMSEIGALGEQVKNMVRGALDAFARMDAEQAVRVAQEDIKADAQYDAIIRNLVKYLEDNPKSVPPVLDIVWATRSLERIGDRSRNICEYVIYFVRGKDVRHTSFEQMAEEATGDRH